GGTCAAGAAAACTAATCCCAAAAAAAGAAAATGAGCCAAACCCACCGACAATATCATTTGATCTTGAGGGGAGATCAGGAATCCAAACAGCCACAACAGAGAATATTTGGTAAAGCACCTGCTCGAAAGGTGTGCCCATTAACGAGATACTATGGAAGGCGTTTTTTCCATACTGCTGATAGAGAACCCCGCCGTAGTTCAAGGCGATGACAGCGATAAGAAACCCAATCGCCCCAAGCTGAAATACTCGCCTCGGCCATCTGGGCATAATCTCAGGCCTCCACCGGAACGATGCGTATGGCCTGGGGAATATGAATGCACGCTCGCTCGCAGAGTCCGCATCCCACACAAGCATCCGTCACGATGGGCTGCTCATAAAGACCAGTCATCATCGCGACACCTGGGAACGGGCAAGCCCGGATACACACGCCGCATGTTCGTTTCTGATAGGAATAGCACATCGACTTATCGACAACGGCGCGGCCCATCTTGACCTGCGTTTGAACGGAATAATCGTCAGCCGATATCGGCTCAAGCGCGCCCGTGGGACAAACTTGTGTGCACTTCATGCAGAGCATGCAGGCCTGCTCGCGTGGAGCGATACGCGGAGTATTGAGGTTCCGAATACCGAACGAGAGGCCCGACATCCTGATGGCCGTGTTGGGGCAAACGGCGGCGCACCGTGCGCACCTGATGCAGCGCTTGAGAAACTCCTTCTCGGGAAGCGCGCCTGGCGGTCTGAGCAGCGGGCGAACACGCGCCGCCACCTTAGCAATAGCCCGGCCACTAGCCGTGCCAAGAAGTACCGCCACACCCAACGCTGAGGCACCCGCTTTCAAAAATGCCCGTCTGTCAAACCGAAACGCCATCTGCCAACTCCAACAAAACGGGCCCGGGGAGACACGATCTACTCCCCGGGCCCTACAAAGGCGATTAAATTTTTTCGATCCGAGCCTTTAAGTGCTTGTAGTCCGCCTGTCCCGAAACTGGGTCGAAAGCGCGGTGAGCCGTTGCGTTGACGAGCCACTTGTTCTTCTTCGGGTCCGCGCTGTCGGCCACGGACAGGTTCCACGGAGAGAATATCTGGCCCGGCATGACCTTGTTCCGCGCGGGCTTGACCTTGCTCTTTGTTCCTATGCTCGCGCGACCCTCGTAGCTTCCGCGCGGTGAGACGACACGAATCCACTCGCCGTCCTCGATACCGAGCTGTTTCGCATCCTTGGGATTCAGTTCGACATACTGCTCTGGAACAAGCCTTCTCGTGGTCGCCCCACGGATTGTCTTCGTGGTGTGGAAATGCTCGAAGACGATTCCCAGGTTGAGCCAGAAGGGATACTTATCGTCTTTTGTGGTCTCGGCGATGGACTTGCCGTGGTAGTCGAAATCGGGAAGATCTGGCGTGAGCGCATTATCGCGCATCTCGACGAGCACCTTGTAATTGTCGATCACGTAAAAATTTGGATCCTTACCCGCTTTGTCGAGCTTGCCGATGATCTCCCTGGCATTGGTGTAGTCCTGCTCGGTGAGCTTGAACTTGGCCTTTCCGTTCTTTCTCCGAAAGGCGCCATAGGGCTTATCCTTCCAACCCTCCTGGTTCATGTACTTGCGCTCGACACCACCCTTTTTCGCAATGTCGTAGGTGGGCGCGGGATAGAAAATGCCCTTTTGCTTGCGAAGCTGCTCGTAGGGAGAGATGCCGTCTCGTTTTTCGACCTCAAGCATCCCGGTGAGATTGGCATCCGACCCCGCGCTCGCGCGGAGAATATGGCGGAAGACATCCTCGGGATCATAAAGACCATTTTTCTTTGGCTTATAAGGAAATACCTTGTCCGGGTCGAGCCCCAATTTCTTGGCAACGACTTTCCCTTCCTTGATGATGATGTCGAGGTCAGGGATGCAATTCTTGGGGGGCTCCATCGCCTTATCGGTGACATACATCTTGCGCTCGCTGTTCTGGTAGATGCCCCACTTCTCCCCGTGTGTCGCAGCTGGGAACACCACATCCGCGTAGAGCAGATTTGGTGCGTGCCGATAGGCTTCGGCCATGTAGGTGAAGGTCTTGGTGAGCGCCGGGCGAACAAGCGTATTCGTATCCGGCAAGTCGATGTGAGTGGCATAGGCAAGTTGGAGCACCTTAACCTCGCCTTTGAGCGCGCGTTCGAACATACCGATCGCCATACCCTTGTTTTTCATCTTAGCTGTCTTATCGAGCCTGCCCGCTGGCAAACCCCATTCCTTGTTGATGTGCGCACGCTGTTTGGCGTTCTTTAAGCCCTCGTTAAAGGGAAGGCGACCAG
The Nitrospinaceae bacterium genome window above contains:
- a CDS encoding 4Fe-4S binding protein, with product MAFRFDRRAFLKAGASALGVAVLLGTASGRAIAKVAARVRPLLRPPGALPEKEFLKRCIRCARCAAVCPNTAIRMSGLSFGIRNLNTPRIAPREQACMLCMKCTQVCPTGALEPISADDYSVQTQVKMGRAVVDKSMCYSYQKRTCGVCIRACPFPGVAMMTGLYEQPIVTDACVGCGLCERACIHIPQAIRIVPVEA
- a CDS encoding molybdopterin-dependent oxidoreductase, yielding MSKFNRRNFLQGSAAALATGLAMGGSLTRDKEMFRFIGDADAATTDTRKLVPTQCPYCGVGCHTYFVVENGKIVASVPDKDSPVNQGLQCIKGLTAAEALYVDRLDKVLIRKDMSNPLTGYVSKTKGRFDDSVFREGTWEEATEIVSDMLVSVVKKYGGNSIGVFQSGQLTMEEQWLDNIFYKGVLQSNTIEANARMCMTSAVTGYIHSLGSDHPPTNYSDIEEADFISHWGHNARGSHPVLFWRVAATKEKRNIPTMVVDPRFTGTMDGYSQVNQNNSLSITLRPNGDISLQNAIAHVLMKEYPQAVDEAFIRQHTDGFDKYREGILARYSPEQVIDRTGMAPSVVRRIAGIWADATLKGKRRGRGGVLTFWGIGYNQSIHGQHRTINLINLHLLTGNIGKPGWGPFSMTGQPNAMSERLMGGLTGRLPFNEGLKNAKQRAHINKEWGLPAGRLDKTAKMKNKGMAIGMFERALKGEVKVLQLAYATHIDLPDTNTLVRPALTKTFTYMAEAYRHAPNLLYADVVFPAATHGEKWGIYQNSERKMYVTDKAMEPPKNCIPDLDIIIKEGKVVAKKLGLDPDKVFPYKPKKNGLYDPEDVFRHILRASAGSDANLTGMLEVEKRDGISPYEQLRKQKGIFYPAPTYDIAKKGGVERKYMNQEGWKDKPYGAFRRKNGKAKFKLTEQDYTNAREIIGKLDKAGKDPNFYVIDNYKVLVEMRDNALTPDLPDFDYHGKSIAETTKDDKYPFWLNLGIVFEHFHTTKTIRGATTRRLVPEQYVELNPKDAKQLGIEDGEWIRVVSPRGSYEGRASIGTKSKVKPARNKVMPGQIFSPWNLSVADSADPKKNKWLVNATAHRAFDPVSGQADYKHLKARIEKI